The following proteins are encoded in a genomic region of Gimesia algae:
- the tnpC gene encoding IS66 family transposase, with translation MNQKRSSLPNDVQSCHDMIHKLGETVGEQQREVEQLKHFIDRLLRQRFGARSEKIAPNQMSLFDEPDTLEETADPEDDEPPPTVVSAHRRRGGGRNKLPDHLPRERVEHDLTESEKRCPCCDQTRQRIGKVSHEQLEFIPASLKVIEHIRFKYACRECEEHVALAPAPARPIAKGFAGPGLLSTILVGKYSDHLPLYRHESILSRNGVQLSRSTMSRWVLETAELLQPLTDLMKNRVLQSHVVHTDDTTIPVQDQRLSRTRTGRFWVYCGDAAHPYSVYDFTPNRERAGPQAFLEHFCGYLQADAYAGYEELYRSGRIQQVLCWAHARRKFYDARTVQPEAAHRALLFIQQLYAIEREADELKSDLPQPEGRERCWQHRRQLRQEKALPILEQFRDWLTETVRSLLPKSPVAAAIQYLLSRWSGFTRYCTEGILSIDNNLAERTLRPCAIGRKNYLFVGSDRGGEAAAVHYSLMASCKANEVEPFAYLRDVLSRITDHASDRLEELLPDQWLKQHPEAHYTRRR, from the coding sequence ATGAACCAGAAACGATCTTCACTGCCGAACGACGTCCAATCCTGCCATGACATGATTCATAAACTGGGTGAGACCGTGGGAGAGCAACAGCGGGAAGTCGAGCAACTCAAACATTTCATTGATCGGCTGCTGCGACAACGCTTTGGTGCCCGTTCTGAAAAGATCGCCCCCAATCAAATGAGTCTGTTTGACGAACCCGATACCCTGGAGGAAACAGCCGATCCTGAGGACGATGAACCTCCTCCCACTGTGGTTTCCGCACATCGCCGTCGTGGCGGCGGCCGCAACAAGCTACCCGATCATCTACCCCGGGAACGGGTAGAACATGACCTGACCGAATCGGAAAAACGCTGTCCCTGCTGTGACCAGACACGGCAGCGGATCGGAAAGGTCAGCCACGAACAACTGGAATTCATTCCCGCCAGCCTGAAAGTGATCGAACACATACGTTTCAAATACGCGTGCCGGGAGTGTGAAGAGCATGTGGCGCTGGCTCCAGCTCCTGCCCGGCCGATTGCCAAAGGCTTTGCCGGGCCCGGCCTGCTCTCAACGATCCTGGTGGGGAAATACTCAGACCATCTCCCCCTGTATCGTCATGAATCGATTCTCAGCCGGAACGGCGTGCAGCTTTCACGGAGCACGATGAGCCGCTGGGTACTGGAAACCGCGGAATTACTGCAACCGTTAACCGATCTGATGAAGAACCGGGTTTTACAGTCGCATGTCGTGCATACGGACGACACGACGATTCCCGTCCAGGACCAACGGCTTTCCCGCACGCGGACCGGCCGGTTCTGGGTTTACTGTGGCGATGCCGCGCACCCGTATTCGGTCTATGATTTCACACCGAACCGGGAGCGCGCCGGTCCCCAGGCGTTTTTAGAACACTTTTGCGGTTATCTGCAGGCAGACGCGTATGCCGGCTATGAAGAACTATACCGGTCAGGCAGGATTCAGCAGGTCTTGTGCTGGGCGCATGCGCGACGTAAGTTTTACGATGCGCGGACCGTGCAGCCGGAAGCCGCCCATCGGGCATTATTGTTTATTCAACAGTTATACGCGATTGAACGGGAAGCCGACGAGTTGAAGTCGGATCTGCCACAGCCGGAGGGTCGTGAACGCTGTTGGCAGCACCGCCGGCAGTTACGACAGGAAAAGGCGTTACCGATTCTGGAACAGTTCCGTGACTGGTTGACGGAAACCGTGCGCAGTCTGTTGCCGAAAAGTCCGGTGGCAGCGGCGATTCAATATCTGTTAAGTCGTTGGTCCGGTTTTACGCGGTATTGTACAGAGGGCATTCTGTCGATTGACAACAATCTGGCCGAACGCACCTTGCGTCCCTGTGCTATTGGCCGGAAGAATTATCTATTCGTCGGCAGTGATCGGGGCGGCGAGGCCGCCGCCGTGCACTACAGTCTGATGGCCAGTTGCAAAGCAAACGAAGTAGAACCGTTTGCTTATCTGAGAGATGTGCTGAGTCGGATAACCGATCACGCCTCCGATCGTCTGGAAGAACTGCTGCCGGACCAATGGCTGAAGCAACACCCCGAAGCTCACTACACCCGCCGACGCTGA
- the tnpB gene encoding IS66 family insertion sequence element accessory protein TnpB (TnpB, as the term is used for proteins encoded by IS66 family insertion elements, is considered an accessory protein, since TnpC, encoded by a neighboring gene, is a DDE family transposase.), with translation MLNLPTRIYFCTVPTDMRKSFDGLLRMTEVYLQQNVLDGGLFVFLNKKQDRIKLLYWDHDGLAIWYKRLEAGTYQRLSSPEGIHGLQLSSTDLALLLQGIDLTSVQRRKRYQISEKASTS, from the coding sequence ATGCTGAATCTGCCGACCCGCATTTATTTCTGCACGGTCCCCACTGATATGCGTAAAAGTTTTGACGGCCTGCTGCGAATGACCGAAGTCTACCTGCAGCAAAACGTACTCGACGGGGGATTGTTTGTGTTCCTCAACAAAAAACAGGATCGCATCAAGCTGCTGTACTGGGACCACGATGGTCTGGCCATCTGGTACAAGCGGCTGGAAGCGGGCACATACCAGCGTCTCTCCAGCCCGGAGGGCATACACGGCCTGCAACTGTCCTCTACCGATCTGGCACTCCTGCTGCAGGGCATCGACCTGACCAGCGTGCAGCGCAGAAAACGCTATCAGATTTCAGAAAAAGCATCGACTTCATAA
- the tnpA gene encoding IS66 family insertion sequence element accessory protein TnpA — MSASQPTPRADQRRNPNREAFWRQTLSDRLQSGLSIRAFCQREGLSEPAYHYWRRELKKRDAAKTAAASFLPVEVHLPATSIEIVFSHGTTVRVGNGCDRTTLETVLAALEQRAC; from the coding sequence ATGTCCGCATCCCAGCCAACCCCGCGTGCCGACCAGCGACGGAACCCGAACCGTGAAGCGTTCTGGCGACAAACCCTTTCAGACCGACTGCAGTCCGGACTCTCGATCCGTGCCTTCTGTCAGCGTGAGGGACTCAGCGAACCAGCTTACCACTACTGGCGGCGGGAACTGAAAAAACGCGATGCCGCGAAAACCGCTGCAGCTTCCTTTCTGCCCGTTGAAGTCCATCTCCCTGCCACGTCGATTGAAATCGTCTTCTCCCATGGCACCACGGTTCGCGTCGGTAACGGCTGTGATCGGACCACGCTCGAAACCGTGCTCGCCGCATTGGAGCAGCGCGCATGCTGA
- the ald gene encoding alanine dehydrogenase: MIIGVPREIKQDEYRVALIPVGAEELTAAGHTVLIERGAGLGSGIPDELYEENGAEIVETAEELFARADMVIKVKEPQPAEWVLLRPGQILFTYFHFAADEKLTRGFLETGATAVAYETLEGPNGQLPLLTPMSEVAGRMSIQEGAKYLERPQLGRGILLGGVPGVPPAHIVILGGGVVGKNAAQIAAGFQADVVILDINVDRLRYLEDIMPANVNTLYSDRHNIRMELELADLVIGAVLIPGARAPVLVPRSALKMMKPGAVLIDVAVDQGGCIETTRPTTHSDPTFVVDGVVHYCVANMPGAVGRTSTYALCNVTLPYALKLASQGLNAACAQNHGLLTAVNVYQGQVTNRAVAETFGIEWKEFCP; the protein is encoded by the coding sequence ATGATTATTGGAGTCCCTCGTGAAATTAAACAGGATGAGTATCGCGTCGCGTTGATTCCTGTGGGAGCCGAAGAACTGACTGCTGCCGGGCATACCGTACTGATCGAACGAGGGGCTGGTCTGGGCAGCGGGATTCCTGATGAACTCTATGAAGAGAATGGCGCTGAGATTGTAGAAACTGCAGAGGAATTATTTGCTCGCGCGGATATGGTGATCAAGGTCAAGGAACCTCAACCGGCAGAATGGGTTTTATTGAGACCGGGGCAGATTCTGTTTACCTATTTTCATTTTGCCGCTGATGAGAAGTTAACGCGTGGTTTTCTGGAGACGGGAGCCACTGCCGTTGCCTATGAAACTCTGGAAGGCCCCAATGGCCAACTGCCTCTGTTGACGCCGATGAGTGAAGTCGCGGGGAGAATGAGTATTCAGGAAGGGGCAAAATATCTGGAACGTCCACAATTAGGCCGCGGGATTCTCCTCGGAGGAGTTCCCGGCGTTCCTCCAGCGCACATTGTGATTCTGGGAGGCGGCGTGGTCGGGAAAAACGCCGCTCAAATTGCCGCAGGTTTTCAGGCGGATGTCGTGATTCTGGATATCAATGTCGACCGCCTTCGCTATCTCGAAGATATCATGCCTGCGAATGTGAATACACTCTACAGCGATCGGCATAATATCCGGATGGAACTGGAACTGGCTGATCTGGTGATTGGGGCTGTATTAATTCCCGGTGCCCGTGCTCCGGTACTGGTTCCCCGGTCCGCATTGAAAATGATGAAACCCGGCGCAGTCTTGATAGATGTTGCCGTCGATCAGGGGGGCTGTATCGAAACGACCCGACCCACAACGCACTCTGATCCGACGTTTGTCGTCGATGGTGTCGTGCATTATTGTGTTGCGAATATGCCCGGTGCGGTCGGACGCACGAGTACCTATGCATTATGTAATGTGACGTTACCGTATGCACTCAAACTTGCCAGTCAGGGATTGAACGCAGCCTGTGCGCAGAACCACGGCCTGCTGACGGCAGTAAATGTCTATCAGGGGCAGGTTACTAATCGTGCTGTTGCGGAAACCTTTGGGATCGAATGGAAAGAGTTTTGTCCGTAA
- the nadC gene encoding carboxylating nicotinate-nucleotide diphosphorylase, translating to MTLSRKARFLTVTVPFNDIQKNAAGILIKLALEEDLQQTGDLTCQALITQTDQAEIQIVARQHGILAGSPITSLIFSELDPSVDCTHHLSDGDTLEPGSIVTTCAGPLASILIGERTVLNFLTHLCGVASLTARYVKAVAGTSATILDTRKTLPGWRVLEKYAVAAGGGTNHRMGLYDGVLIKDNHLAGWASRTSQPTIAAAIQQTRESVDGQKPIEVEVDTLDQLADALQAKPEIVLLDNMSPEIMIQAIELRNVNSPATLLEASGGITLESIQSVAETGVERISVGALTHSAISLDLGFDWKRRT from the coding sequence GTGACACTTAGCAGGAAAGCTCGTTTTTTAACAGTGACAGTTCCCTTCAATGACATCCAGAAAAATGCAGCCGGTATTCTGATCAAACTCGCTCTGGAAGAAGATCTGCAGCAGACAGGTGACCTTACCTGTCAGGCGCTGATTACCCAGACGGATCAAGCGGAAATTCAGATTGTCGCGCGGCAACACGGCATCCTGGCAGGATCCCCGATCACATCACTCATCTTCAGTGAACTTGACCCCAGTGTGGACTGCACACACCATCTGTCAGACGGTGATACGCTGGAACCAGGCTCAATCGTTACGACATGCGCCGGCCCTCTCGCTTCGATTCTGATTGGCGAACGGACCGTGTTAAACTTTCTGACACACCTGTGTGGAGTAGCCTCGCTCACGGCCCGTTATGTGAAAGCAGTCGCAGGCACGAGCGCAACCATTCTGGATACACGCAAAACTCTTCCCGGCTGGCGCGTGCTGGAAAAATATGCTGTCGCTGCCGGCGGTGGAACCAATCATCGAATGGGCCTGTATGATGGAGTTCTGATCAAAGACAATCATCTGGCTGGCTGGGCTTCTCGGACTTCTCAACCGACAATTGCCGCTGCGATTCAACAGACACGCGAATCCGTCGATGGCCAGAAACCGATCGAGGTTGAAGTGGACACTCTGGATCAACTGGCAGATGCGTTGCAGGCAAAACCCGAGATCGTACTGCTCGATAATATGTCACCAGAGATCATGATACAGGCGATTGAACTGCGGAATGTAAATTCACCGGCAACACTGTTGGAAGCCTCCGGAGGCATCACTCTGGAGAGTATTCAAAGTGTGGCAGAAACTGGCGTCGAACGAATCAGTGTGGGTGCACTCACGCATTCTGCGATTTCACTCGATTTAGGATTCGACTGGAAACGGCGTACTTAA
- the trpB gene encoding tryptophan synthase subunit beta encodes MTTSLSNVPDASGRFGEFGRRFVPETLMHALEELTQEYEKARQDPSFQAELDDLLKNYVGRPNPLYFAERLTDHCGGGKIFFKREDLNHTGAHKINNTIGQALLTMRMGKKRVIAETGAGQHGVASAVACARFGLECIVYMGAEDIRRQKLNVFNMKMMGAEVRGVTSGSRTLRDAVNEAMRDWMSSVETTHYIIGSVIGPHPFPMMVRDFQSVIGKESRAQCLEQTGRLPDQVIACVGGGSNSAGMFYPFIDDESVKLTGVEAGGRGPEPGEHASTLSYGAKGVLHGSFGYVLQDDDGQTMDVHSISAGLDYPGVGPEHSYWKDSGRVNYTAITDDEALEGFQTMAKLEGIIPAIESSHAIAHAIKAARESGPDETIVVCLSGRGDKDVNEVARLLGREI; translated from the coding sequence ATGACTACGAGTTTATCAAATGTACCTGACGCATCAGGTCGTTTTGGAGAATTTGGTCGACGCTTCGTCCCTGAAACACTGATGCACGCTCTGGAAGAGCTGACCCAGGAATACGAGAAAGCCAGACAGGATCCCTCATTCCAGGCAGAACTGGACGACTTGCTCAAAAACTACGTCGGGCGTCCCAATCCGCTGTATTTTGCTGAGCGACTCACAGACCATTGTGGCGGCGGTAAAATATTCTTTAAACGGGAAGACCTGAATCACACCGGCGCCCATAAAATCAACAACACCATCGGCCAGGCGTTACTGACAATGCGGATGGGAAAAAAACGGGTGATTGCCGAAACCGGAGCCGGCCAGCACGGAGTCGCTTCCGCTGTCGCCTGTGCCCGCTTTGGACTCGAATGTATTGTCTACATGGGTGCAGAAGACATTCGTCGTCAGAAACTGAATGTGTTTAACATGAAAATGATGGGGGCAGAAGTTCGTGGCGTCACCAGCGGGTCACGCACACTCCGAGACGCAGTCAATGAAGCGATGCGTGACTGGATGTCGAGCGTGGAAACCACACATTATATTATAGGCTCCGTCATTGGTCCTCATCCCTTCCCGATGATGGTCCGGGATTTTCAGTCCGTCATTGGAAAAGAATCGCGGGCACAATGCCTGGAACAGACGGGGCGTTTGCCTGATCAGGTCATTGCCTGTGTCGGCGGAGGTTCGAATTCTGCAGGCATGTTTTATCCCTTCATCGATGATGAATCAGTCAAGCTGACTGGCGTGGAAGCCGGGGGAAGAGGTCCAGAACCGGGTGAGCATGCCAGCACACTCAGCTATGGCGCCAAAGGCGTGCTGCATGGCAGTTTTGGCTATGTATTACAGGACGATGATGGCCAGACAATGGACGTACATTCGATTTCTGCAGGACTGGATTATCCTGGTGTCGGCCCTGAACACAGTTACTGGAAAGACTCCGGACGCGTCAATTATACTGCCATCACAGATGATGAAGCCCTCGAAGGCTTCCAGACCATGGCAAAACTGGAAGGTATTATTCCAGCGATTGAGTCATCACACGCCATCGCTCACGCAATTAAAGCGGCCCGGGAATCTGGTCCCGACGAAACGATTGTCGTCTGCCTATCCGGACGAGGCGATAAAGATGTGAATGAAGTGGCCCGCCTGTTAGGTCGGGAAATCTAA